In Triticum urartu cultivar G1812 chromosome 6, Tu2.1, whole genome shotgun sequence, the following proteins share a genomic window:
- the LOC125513003 gene encoding protein DMP10-like: MASSSSSPPREPARESAPAPALEPPEPPVPAPPAEPAPVPVGLPAPQRAAEAAALPPAVPAPKWVMPSVSNLAQLLPTGTVLAYEALSPTFTNHGNCNIANKVLTGVMILVLAIMCVFFSFTDSIVGSHDGKLYYGVATWHGFNVFNFSDDQERQEWTVLDFKKLRLRWLDIVQAIFTAVVFLTVAFSDVGLQNCFFPKPGGNTQQVLKILPLGMAIVSSFVFTIFPTKRKGIGFNDITPRQTASQSNAV; the protein is encoded by the coding sequence ATGGCCTCGTCTTCTTCTTCGCCTCCACGGGAGCCTGCACGAGAATCTGCACCGGCGCCTGCACTGGAGCCACCAGAGCCGCCTGTACCGGCGCCTCCAGCGGAGCCTGCACCGGTACCTGTAGGACTGCCTGCACCACAGCGTGCAGCGGAGGCTGCAGCGCTGCCTCCGGCGGTGCCTGCACCCAAATGGGTCATGCCGTCCGTCTCGAACCTTGCGCAGCTCCTGCCGACGGGCACGGTGCTGGCATACGAGGCGCTGTCCCCGACCTTCACCAACCACGGCAATTGCAATATCGCCAACAAGGTGCTCACCGGGGTGATGATATTGGTCCTCGCCATCATGTGCGTATTCTTCTCCTTCACGGACAGCATCGTCGGCAGCCACGACGGGAAGCTCTACTACGGCGTCGCGACATGGCATGGCTTCAACGTGTTCAACTTCTCCGACGACCAAGAGAGGCAGGAATGGACCGTTCTCGACTTCAAGAAGCTCCGCCTCCGGTGGCTGGACATCGTCCAGGCCATCTTCACGGCCGTGGTTTTCCTCACGGTGGCGTTCAGTGACGTGGGGCTGCAGAACTGCTTCTTTCCAAAACCCGGCGGAAATACTCAGCAGGTGCTCAAGATCCTGCCGCTGGGCATGGCGATTGTGTCCAGCTTTGTGTTCACCATCTTCCCCACCAAAAGAAAGGGCATCGGCTTCAACGACATCACTCCTCGCCAGACCGCAAGTCAATCAAACGCAGTTTGA